The following proteins are co-located in the Salvelinus fontinalis isolate EN_2023a chromosome 41, ASM2944872v1, whole genome shotgun sequence genome:
- the LOC129840233 gene encoding uncharacterized protein LOC129840233 isoform X13, which translates to MSVGSRGSLRRNFSSDLYCSSNSLPSLRHQNSTQNGRPSMLFIDGPRTQSHRGSVCDEAVQSSTRRFSGSISRGPSDYSGFLGSNSRASSRASSARASPVVEERSDRDFLEKGSRTASTLSAATLASLGGPSSRRGSCDTSISVETEASIREIKDSLVESEEKYRKAMVSNAQLHNEKSNLMYQVDTLKDSLIELEEQLYESKREYNDKAKEFERERHAHSVLQRQFNEMREMLKQSEELLTEVGQLRLKRDSCVREISDLQETLGWKEKKIGALERQREFSDAGVRDERDKLRDQVVHLKDTLKKNGIVLSPEVTTNGDAGQMIDGPLSADSTSRLAQPSHGGESMLGEAPEMQLDHGEVRTPGGSRLLHEADNYSHDQERALLEIDSSDKLNQDKLNDSLQQQTDIEAEQSKYCNQETQVDVAAPEEAILVHFGDKETQVEYEVEKPQYCDTETLVEPAELEGDILVQKENTDGSGDNGDGVNQRGFEPESLEQAENEENSGESNKEAVPVSGGTDGQCEENTNLENGRENTELLTAMSTNFEEQDISGPTPCVETEATLSQIQSESQSDLQGEHTQEYDPGTKDQVIPENSRITESEMMKMILRISVCLGEAKISPNHISQGSLNKTETIGMKMKNKPGHQAETGQVTSTGTSAVSSTVSIELFISECPDEVGIKTDQLIINTLSEFEKDGQNSLELQQHKNDHFSTESSVETVPKITDSDGQKLSERAEELESSSVESKPDQIWQESLCGMKEDEPNNKELQAKEPPSTISDKTVTPIITEGKTKLDKQVIPDLPERLETSLEMTLPGVQGDQKMDVAESREKQGCTCKCICKLSESDQVLTENSLDVARTQRISDSSGEVISDRTEEVEPSPDRIRSESPSCVEREEWCIIEENIYEENLQQEAIQEEQQTEQREASTSSPAGGDNELNDGDTGYIDSCEEAVLLVKKEETYLPVEEEHISSSPGPSALGQEIQPLPEAVEEERERPPVEEAQKPERGVRKGVKGNRKGKGKDPCKVN; encoded by the exons GTGGAGGAGAGGTCAGACAGGGACTTCCTGGAAAAG GGTTCCAGGACTGCCTCTACCCTCTCAGCAGCCACTCTAGCATCGCTGGGCGGGCCCTCCTCTCGCAGAGGCAGCTGTGACACCTCTATCTCAGTAGAGACAGAGGCCTCCATTCGAGAGATAAAG GACTCCCTGGTGGAGTCTGAGGAGAAGTACCGTAAGGCCATGGTGTCCAACGCCCAGCTACACAACGAGAAGTCCAACCTCATGTACCAGGTGGACACGCTGAAGGACTCGCTCATTGAGCTGGAGGAGCAGCTGTACGAGTCTAAACGAGAGTACAACGACAAGGCCAAGGAgtttgagagggagagacacgCCCACAGTGTTCTGCAGCGCCAGTTTAACGAGATGAGAGAGATGCTGAAACAGAGTGAAGAACTGCTAACC GAGGTGGGCCAGCTCCGTCTCAAACGGGACAGCTGTGTTAGGGAGATCTCCGACCTGCAGGAGACCCTCGGATGGAAGGAGAAAAAGATTGGG GCcttagagaggcagagggaattCTCAGACGCTGGCGTGCGAGATGAGCGGGATAAGCTCAGGGATCAGGTGGTCCACCTCAAAGACACTCTGAAG AAAAATGGGATAGTGCTGTCACCTGAAGTAACCACCAATGGGGATGCAGGACAGATGATTGACGGGCCTCTCAGTGCAGACTCTACCTCCCGATTGGCTCAGCCATCTCATGGTGGGGAGAGCATGCTTG GCGAAGCACCAGAGATGCAGTTGGACCATGGCGAGGTGAGGACACCAGGAGGAAGCAGACTTCTACATGAGGCTGACAACTACTCACATGACCAGGAGAGGGCACTACTGGAGATAGACTCTTCTGACAAGTTGAACCAAGACAAGTTGAATGACAGCCTGCAGCAACAAACAGACATTGAAGCAGAGCAGTCCAAGTACTGTAACCAAGAGACCCAGGTGGATGTTGCTGCACCTGAAGAAGCCATTTTGGTGCATTTTGGTGACAAAGAGACTCAGGTTGAATATGAAGTAGAGAAACCCCAATACTGCGACACAGAAACCCTGGTGGAACCTGCTGAACTTGAGGGAGACATTTTGGTTCAAAAGGAAAATACAGATGGTAGCGGTGACAATGGAGATGGGGTGAATCAAAGAGGATTTGAACCAGAATCTCTGGAACAGGCAGAGAATGAGGAAAACAGTGGAGAAAGTAACAAGGAAGCTGTACCAGTAAGCGGTGGCACTGACGGACAATGTGAGGAAAACACAAACCTCGAGAATGGACGGGAAAACACAGAGCTTCTCACAGCTATGTCTACTAACTTTGAAGAACAGGACATCTCTGGCCCAACTCCCTGTGTTGAGACAGAGGCCACTCTTAGTCAAATCCAAAGTGAATCTCAAAGTGACCTGCAAGGAGAGCACACCCAGGAGTATGATCCTGGGACTAAAGATCAAGTCATTCCAGAAAACTCAAGGATCACGGAATCTGAGATGATGAAGATGATTCTGAGGATTTCTGTATGTCTAGGGGAGGCAAAGATCAGCCCAAATCACATCTCTCAGGGATcattaaacaaaacagaaacaaTAGGGATGAAGATGAAGAATAAACCAGGGCATCAGGCAGAGACTGGCCAAGTAACATCTACtggaacatctgctgtctcatcTACAGTCTCTATTGAACTGTTTATCTCTGAATGTCCTGACGAGGTTGGAATCAAGACAGATCAGCTCATAATAAACACGTTAAGTGAATTTGAGAAAGATGGACAGAATTCTCTAGAACTTCAGCAACATAAGAATGATCATTTCAGTACAGAAAGCTCTGTGGAAACTGTGCCAAAGATCACAGACTCTGACGGACAGAAATTATCTGAGAGGGCTGAAGAGCTGGAGTCGAGTTCAGTGGAGAGCAAGCCAGATCAGATTTGGCAGGAATCTCTATGTGGCATGAAGGAAGATGAACCAAATAACAAAGAGCTTCAGGCAAAGGAGCCCCCATCCACTATCTCTGACAAAACGGTAACACCTATCATAACAGAGGGGAAGACTAAACTAGACAAACAGGTGATCCCTGATTTACCAGAGAGGCTAGAGACCAGCTTAGAAATGACCTTACCAGGAGTTCAAGGTGATCAGAAGATGGATGTAGCAGAATCAAGGGAGAAACAAGGATGTACCTGTAAATGTATATGTAAACTATCCGAGAGTGATCAGGTACTGACGGAAAACTCACTGGATGTAGCTAGAACTCAGAGGATCAGCGACTCTAGTGGAGAGGTTATCTcggacaggacagaggaggtagAGCCCAGCCCAGACAGGATCAGGTCAGAATCACCCAgttgtgtagagagagaagaatggTGCATCATTGAGGAGAACATCTATGAGGAGAATCTCCAGCAGGAAGCCATTCAGGAGGAGcaacagacagaacagagggaGGCTTCAACAAGTTCACCAGCAGGGGGAGACAATGAGTTAAACGATGGGGACACtggatatatagacagttgtgaaGAAGCCGTTCTACTTGTGAAAAAGGAGGAAACATATCTACCTGTAGAAGAAGAACACATCAGCTCGTCACCCGGACCCTCGGCACTTGGCCAAGAGATACAGCCATTACCCgaggcggtggaggaggagagagagcgccCCCCAGTGGAAGAAGCCCAGAAACCGGAGAGAGGCGTAAGAAAGGGAGTAAAGGGCAATAGAAAGGGCAAAGGCAAAGATCCTTGCAAAGTAAACTAG
- the LOC129840233 gene encoding uncharacterized protein LOC129840233 isoform X17, which yields MSVGSRGSLRPSDYSGFLGSNSRASSRASSARASPVVEERSDRDFLEKGSRTASTLSAATLASLGGPSSRRGSCDTSISVETEASIREIKDSLVESEEKYRKAMVSNAQLHNEKSNLMYQVDTLKDSLIELEEQLYESKREYNDKAKEFERERHAHSVLQRQFNEMREMLKQSEELLTEVGQLRLKRDSCVREISDLQETLGWKEKKIGALERQREFSDAGVRDERDKLRDQVVHLKDTLKKNGIVLSPEVTTNGDAGQMIDGPLSADSTSRLAQPSHGGESMLGEAPEMQLDHGEVRTPGGSRLLHEADNYSHDQERALLEIDSSDKLNQDKLNDSLQQQTDIEAEQSKYCNQETQVDVAAPEEAILVHFGDKETQVEYEVEKPQYCDTETLVEPAELEGDILVQKENTDGSGDNGDGVNQRGFEPESLEQAENEENSGESNKEAVPVSGGTDGQCEENTNLENGRENTELLTAMSTNFEEQDISGPTPCVETEATLSQIQSESQSDLQGEHTQEYDPGTKDQVIPENSRITESEMMKMILRISVCLGEAKISPNHISQGSLNKTETIGMKMKNKPGHQAETGQVTSTGTSAVSSTVSIELFISECPDEVGIKTDQLIINTLSEFEKDGQNSLELQQHKNDHFSTESSVETVPKITDSDGQKLSERAEELESSSVESKPDQIWQESLCGMKEDEPNNKELQAKEPPSTISDKTVTPIITEGKTKLDKQVIPDLPERLETSLEMTLPGVQGDQKMDVAESREKQGCTCKCICKLSESDQVLTENSLDVARTQRISDSSGEVISDRTEEVEPSPDRIRSESPSCVEREEWCIIEENIYEENLQQEAIQEEQQTEQREASTSSPAGGDNELNDGDTGYIDSCEEAVLLVKKEETYLPVEEEHISSSPGPSALGQEIQPLPEAVEEERERPPVEEAQKPERGVRKGVKGNRKGKGKDPCKVN from the exons GTGGAGGAGAGGTCAGACAGGGACTTCCTGGAAAAG GGTTCCAGGACTGCCTCTACCCTCTCAGCAGCCACTCTAGCATCGCTGGGCGGGCCCTCCTCTCGCAGAGGCAGCTGTGACACCTCTATCTCAGTAGAGACAGAGGCCTCCATTCGAGAGATAAAG GACTCCCTGGTGGAGTCTGAGGAGAAGTACCGTAAGGCCATGGTGTCCAACGCCCAGCTACACAACGAGAAGTCCAACCTCATGTACCAGGTGGACACGCTGAAGGACTCGCTCATTGAGCTGGAGGAGCAGCTGTACGAGTCTAAACGAGAGTACAACGACAAGGCCAAGGAgtttgagagggagagacacgCCCACAGTGTTCTGCAGCGCCAGTTTAACGAGATGAGAGAGATGCTGAAACAGAGTGAAGAACTGCTAACC GAGGTGGGCCAGCTCCGTCTCAAACGGGACAGCTGTGTTAGGGAGATCTCCGACCTGCAGGAGACCCTCGGATGGAAGGAGAAAAAGATTGGG GCcttagagaggcagagggaattCTCAGACGCTGGCGTGCGAGATGAGCGGGATAAGCTCAGGGATCAGGTGGTCCACCTCAAAGACACTCTGAAG AAAAATGGGATAGTGCTGTCACCTGAAGTAACCACCAATGGGGATGCAGGACAGATGATTGACGGGCCTCTCAGTGCAGACTCTACCTCCCGATTGGCTCAGCCATCTCATGGTGGGGAGAGCATGCTTG GCGAAGCACCAGAGATGCAGTTGGACCATGGCGAGGTGAGGACACCAGGAGGAAGCAGACTTCTACATGAGGCTGACAACTACTCACATGACCAGGAGAGGGCACTACTGGAGATAGACTCTTCTGACAAGTTGAACCAAGACAAGTTGAATGACAGCCTGCAGCAACAAACAGACATTGAAGCAGAGCAGTCCAAGTACTGTAACCAAGAGACCCAGGTGGATGTTGCTGCACCTGAAGAAGCCATTTTGGTGCATTTTGGTGACAAAGAGACTCAGGTTGAATATGAAGTAGAGAAACCCCAATACTGCGACACAGAAACCCTGGTGGAACCTGCTGAACTTGAGGGAGACATTTTGGTTCAAAAGGAAAATACAGATGGTAGCGGTGACAATGGAGATGGGGTGAATCAAAGAGGATTTGAACCAGAATCTCTGGAACAGGCAGAGAATGAGGAAAACAGTGGAGAAAGTAACAAGGAAGCTGTACCAGTAAGCGGTGGCACTGACGGACAATGTGAGGAAAACACAAACCTCGAGAATGGACGGGAAAACACAGAGCTTCTCACAGCTATGTCTACTAACTTTGAAGAACAGGACATCTCTGGCCCAACTCCCTGTGTTGAGACAGAGGCCACTCTTAGTCAAATCCAAAGTGAATCTCAAAGTGACCTGCAAGGAGAGCACACCCAGGAGTATGATCCTGGGACTAAAGATCAAGTCATTCCAGAAAACTCAAGGATCACGGAATCTGAGATGATGAAGATGATTCTGAGGATTTCTGTATGTCTAGGGGAGGCAAAGATCAGCCCAAATCACATCTCTCAGGGATcattaaacaaaacagaaacaaTAGGGATGAAGATGAAGAATAAACCAGGGCATCAGGCAGAGACTGGCCAAGTAACATCTACtggaacatctgctgtctcatcTACAGTCTCTATTGAACTGTTTATCTCTGAATGTCCTGACGAGGTTGGAATCAAGACAGATCAGCTCATAATAAACACGTTAAGTGAATTTGAGAAAGATGGACAGAATTCTCTAGAACTTCAGCAACATAAGAATGATCATTTCAGTACAGAAAGCTCTGTGGAAACTGTGCCAAAGATCACAGACTCTGACGGACAGAAATTATCTGAGAGGGCTGAAGAGCTGGAGTCGAGTTCAGTGGAGAGCAAGCCAGATCAGATTTGGCAGGAATCTCTATGTGGCATGAAGGAAGATGAACCAAATAACAAAGAGCTTCAGGCAAAGGAGCCCCCATCCACTATCTCTGACAAAACGGTAACACCTATCATAACAGAGGGGAAGACTAAACTAGACAAACAGGTGATCCCTGATTTACCAGAGAGGCTAGAGACCAGCTTAGAAATGACCTTACCAGGAGTTCAAGGTGATCAGAAGATGGATGTAGCAGAATCAAGGGAGAAACAAGGATGTACCTGTAAATGTATATGTAAACTATCCGAGAGTGATCAGGTACTGACGGAAAACTCACTGGATGTAGCTAGAACTCAGAGGATCAGCGACTCTAGTGGAGAGGTTATCTcggacaggacagaggaggtagAGCCCAGCCCAGACAGGATCAGGTCAGAATCACCCAgttgtgtagagagagaagaatggTGCATCATTGAGGAGAACATCTATGAGGAGAATCTCCAGCAGGAAGCCATTCAGGAGGAGcaacagacagaacagagggaGGCTTCAACAAGTTCACCAGCAGGGGGAGACAATGAGTTAAACGATGGGGACACtggatatatagacagttgtgaaGAAGCCGTTCTACTTGTGAAAAAGGAGGAAACATATCTACCTGTAGAAGAAGAACACATCAGCTCGTCACCCGGACCCTCGGCACTTGGCCAAGAGATACAGCCATTACCCgaggcggtggaggaggagagagagcgccCCCCAGTGGAAGAAGCCCAGAAACCGGAGAGAGGCGTAAGAAAGGGAGTAAAGGGCAATAGAAAGGGCAAAGGCAAAGATCCTTGCAAAGTAAACTAG
- the LOC129840233 gene encoding leucine-rich repeat flightless-interacting protein 1-like isoform X14 — MGTQITGSGRKRIPNRERLTAEDDALSQIAREAEARLAAKRAARAEAREIRMKELERQQKEEESERYSSRPSRRHTSISDDEERMSVGSRGSLRVEERSDRDFLEKGSRTASTLSAATLASLGGPSSRRGSCDTSISVETEASIREIKDSLVESEEKYRKAMVSNAQLHNEKSNLMYQVDTLKDSLIELEEQLYESKREYNDKAKEFERERHAHSVLQRQFNEMREMLKQSEELLTEVGQLRLKRDSCVREISDLQETLGWKEKKIGALERQREFSDAGVRDERDKLRDQVVHLKDTLKKNGIVLSPEVTTNGDAGQMIDGPLSADSTSRLAQPSHGGESMLGEAPEMQLDHGEVRTPGGSRLLHEADNYSHDQERALLEIDSSDKLNQDKLNDSLQQQTDIEAEQSKYCNQETQVDVAAPEEAILVHFGDKETQVEYEVEKPQYCDTETLVEPAELEGDILVQKENTDGSGDNGDGVNQRGFEPESLEQAENEENSGESNKEAVPVSGGTDGQCEENTNLENGRENTELLTAMSTNFEEQDISGPTPCVETEATLSQIQSESQSDLQGEHTQEYDPGTKDQVIPENSRITESEMMKMILRISVCLGEAKISPNHISQGSLNKTETIGMKMKNKPGHQAETGQVTSTGTSAVSSTVSIELFISECPDEVGIKTDQLIINTLSEFEKDGQNSLELQQHKNDHFSTESSVETVPKITDSDGQKLSERAEELESSSVESKPDQIWQESLCGMKEDEPNNKELQAKEPPSTISDKTVTPIITEGKTKLDKQVIPDLPERLETSLEMTLPGVQGDQKMDVAESREKQGCTCKCICKLSESDQVLTENSLDVARTQRISDSSGEVISDRTEEVEPSPDRIRSESPSCVEREEWCIIEENIYEENLQQEAIQEEQQTEQREASTSSPAGGDNELNDGDTGYIDSCEEAVLLVKKEETYLPVEEEHISSSPGPSALGQEIQPLPEAVEEERERPPVEEAQKPERGVRKGVKGNRKGKGKDPCKVN; from the exons GTGGAGGAGAGGTCAGACAGGGACTTCCTGGAAAAG GGTTCCAGGACTGCCTCTACCCTCTCAGCAGCCACTCTAGCATCGCTGGGCGGGCCCTCCTCTCGCAGAGGCAGCTGTGACACCTCTATCTCAGTAGAGACAGAGGCCTCCATTCGAGAGATAAAG GACTCCCTGGTGGAGTCTGAGGAGAAGTACCGTAAGGCCATGGTGTCCAACGCCCAGCTACACAACGAGAAGTCCAACCTCATGTACCAGGTGGACACGCTGAAGGACTCGCTCATTGAGCTGGAGGAGCAGCTGTACGAGTCTAAACGAGAGTACAACGACAAGGCCAAGGAgtttgagagggagagacacgCCCACAGTGTTCTGCAGCGCCAGTTTAACGAGATGAGAGAGATGCTGAAACAGAGTGAAGAACTGCTAACC GAGGTGGGCCAGCTCCGTCTCAAACGGGACAGCTGTGTTAGGGAGATCTCCGACCTGCAGGAGACCCTCGGATGGAAGGAGAAAAAGATTGGG GCcttagagaggcagagggaattCTCAGACGCTGGCGTGCGAGATGAGCGGGATAAGCTCAGGGATCAGGTGGTCCACCTCAAAGACACTCTGAAG AAAAATGGGATAGTGCTGTCACCTGAAGTAACCACCAATGGGGATGCAGGACAGATGATTGACGGGCCTCTCAGTGCAGACTCTACCTCCCGATTGGCTCAGCCATCTCATGGTGGGGAGAGCATGCTTG GCGAAGCACCAGAGATGCAGTTGGACCATGGCGAGGTGAGGACACCAGGAGGAAGCAGACTTCTACATGAGGCTGACAACTACTCACATGACCAGGAGAGGGCACTACTGGAGATAGACTCTTCTGACAAGTTGAACCAAGACAAGTTGAATGACAGCCTGCAGCAACAAACAGACATTGAAGCAGAGCAGTCCAAGTACTGTAACCAAGAGACCCAGGTGGATGTTGCTGCACCTGAAGAAGCCATTTTGGTGCATTTTGGTGACAAAGAGACTCAGGTTGAATATGAAGTAGAGAAACCCCAATACTGCGACACAGAAACCCTGGTGGAACCTGCTGAACTTGAGGGAGACATTTTGGTTCAAAAGGAAAATACAGATGGTAGCGGTGACAATGGAGATGGGGTGAATCAAAGAGGATTTGAACCAGAATCTCTGGAACAGGCAGAGAATGAGGAAAACAGTGGAGAAAGTAACAAGGAAGCTGTACCAGTAAGCGGTGGCACTGACGGACAATGTGAGGAAAACACAAACCTCGAGAATGGACGGGAAAACACAGAGCTTCTCACAGCTATGTCTACTAACTTTGAAGAACAGGACATCTCTGGCCCAACTCCCTGTGTTGAGACAGAGGCCACTCTTAGTCAAATCCAAAGTGAATCTCAAAGTGACCTGCAAGGAGAGCACACCCAGGAGTATGATCCTGGGACTAAAGATCAAGTCATTCCAGAAAACTCAAGGATCACGGAATCTGAGATGATGAAGATGATTCTGAGGATTTCTGTATGTCTAGGGGAGGCAAAGATCAGCCCAAATCACATCTCTCAGGGATcattaaacaaaacagaaacaaTAGGGATGAAGATGAAGAATAAACCAGGGCATCAGGCAGAGACTGGCCAAGTAACATCTACtggaacatctgctgtctcatcTACAGTCTCTATTGAACTGTTTATCTCTGAATGTCCTGACGAGGTTGGAATCAAGACAGATCAGCTCATAATAAACACGTTAAGTGAATTTGAGAAAGATGGACAGAATTCTCTAGAACTTCAGCAACATAAGAATGATCATTTCAGTACAGAAAGCTCTGTGGAAACTGTGCCAAAGATCACAGACTCTGACGGACAGAAATTATCTGAGAGGGCTGAAGAGCTGGAGTCGAGTTCAGTGGAGAGCAAGCCAGATCAGATTTGGCAGGAATCTCTATGTGGCATGAAGGAAGATGAACCAAATAACAAAGAGCTTCAGGCAAAGGAGCCCCCATCCACTATCTCTGACAAAACGGTAACACCTATCATAACAGAGGGGAAGACTAAACTAGACAAACAGGTGATCCCTGATTTACCAGAGAGGCTAGAGACCAGCTTAGAAATGACCTTACCAGGAGTTCAAGGTGATCAGAAGATGGATGTAGCAGAATCAAGGGAGAAACAAGGATGTACCTGTAAATGTATATGTAAACTATCCGAGAGTGATCAGGTACTGACGGAAAACTCACTGGATGTAGCTAGAACTCAGAGGATCAGCGACTCTAGTGGAGAGGTTATCTcggacaggacagaggaggtagAGCCCAGCCCAGACAGGATCAGGTCAGAATCACCCAgttgtgtagagagagaagaatggTGCATCATTGAGGAGAACATCTATGAGGAGAATCTCCAGCAGGAAGCCATTCAGGAGGAGcaacagacagaacagagggaGGCTTCAACAAGTTCACCAGCAGGGGGAGACAATGAGTTAAACGATGGGGACACtggatatatagacagttgtgaaGAAGCCGTTCTACTTGTGAAAAAGGAGGAAACATATCTACCTGTAGAAGAAGAACACATCAGCTCGTCACCCGGACCCTCGGCACTTGGCCAAGAGATACAGCCATTACCCgaggcggtggaggaggagagagagcgccCCCCAGTGGAAGAAGCCCAGAAACCGGAGAGAGGCGTAAGAAAGGGAGTAAAGGGCAATAGAAAGGGCAAAGGCAAAGATCCTTGCAAAGTAAACTAG